A genomic segment from Chitinophaga flava encodes:
- a CDS encoding bestrophin family protein, protein MLLKHSLTPAQIFAFTWKVDIMLLLCCTVVYFLDTYWLSAHIAIPVAVSAVLGTAIAFFIGFNNNQAYDRWWEARTIWGGLVNDSRSWARSLLYYANTKDDPELHTFVRHMIYRHLSFVYALKTSLRKLPDEYYTRYLTKEEIDYIQNQQNIPNAILNLQSRDLQQLRHNGAIDGFAFLELNELLVKHCDQMGKSERIKNTVFPPSYVYFTRLFIWFYVIMNTLMMTEAIGAWSILFGWIFGFVFHVTHLNGITLMNPFDYHPLGTPLDSISRTIEINLIELMGDEPIPQPVKTKADGLYIM, encoded by the coding sequence ATGCTGCTGAAACACAGTCTCACACCTGCCCAGATCTTTGCCTTCACCTGGAAGGTAGACATCATGCTACTCCTTTGCTGCACCGTTGTTTATTTTCTGGACACTTACTGGCTGTCTGCCCATATAGCCATCCCCGTGGCCGTATCGGCCGTACTGGGTACCGCTATTGCCTTTTTTATAGGTTTCAATAACAATCAGGCATACGACCGCTGGTGGGAGGCCCGCACAATCTGGGGAGGCCTGGTCAACGACTCCCGGTCCTGGGCCAGAAGCCTCCTCTATTACGCCAATACCAAAGACGATCCGGAGCTGCACACCTTTGTCCGCCACATGATCTACCGCCACCTCTCTTTTGTCTACGCCCTGAAAACATCCCTCCGCAAACTCCCCGATGAATATTACACCCGCTACCTCACCAAAGAAGAAATAGACTACATACAAAACCAACAGAACATACCCAACGCTATCCTCAATCTCCAGTCCAGAGACCTTCAACAACTCCGTCACAACGGTGCCATCGACGGCTTCGCCTTCCTGGAACTCAATGAACTCCTGGTAAAACACTGCGATCAGATGGGTAAATCCGAACGTATCAAAAACACAGTATTTCCGCCCAGCTACGTGTATTTTACCCGCCTCTTCATCTGGTTCTACGTTATCATGAATACCCTGATGATGACAGAAGCCATCGGCGCCTGGTCCATCCTCTTCGGCTGGATATTCGGATTCGTGTTCCATGTCACCCATCTGAACGGCATCACCCTCATGAATCCTTTCGACTACCATCCGCTGGGAACCCCGCTGGACAGCATCTCCCGCACCATAGAAATCAATCTCATAGAGCTGATGGGCGACGAACCCATACCCCAGCCGGTAAAAACAAAGGCAGACGGGCTTTATATTATGTAA